A genomic stretch from Gopherus flavomarginatus isolate rGopFla2 chromosome 3, rGopFla2.mat.asm, whole genome shotgun sequence includes:
- the LOC127046825 gene encoding trypsin inhibitor ClTI-1-like: MNFKVHITVLFFCFSAFAEEGTGRYEGLNRTGQLPSYPVCVHYILKPMCILYYHPVCGSDGRTYRNKCELCSYCREHDKTIKIVKEGSC; the protein is encoded by the exons ATGAATTTTAAAGTTCACATCACTGTGCTCTTTTTTTGCTTCTCTGCTTTTGCTG AGGAAGGCACAGGAAGATATGAAGGACTAAATAGAACTGGACAATTACCAAGCTAT CCTGTTTGTGTTCATTACATCCTCAAACCGATGTGTATTTTGTATTATCACCCTGTCTGTGGCAGTGATGGGAGAACCTACCGGAATAAGTGTGAGCTCTGCAGTTACTGCAG GGAACACGACAAGACTATAAAGATTGTAAAGGAAGGATCATGTTAA